The following are encoded together in the Montipora capricornis isolate CH-2021 chromosome 5, ASM3666992v2, whole genome shotgun sequence genome:
- the LOC138048500 gene encoding uncharacterized protein — MVGLVKSALNKTVGNSLLTWAELEEILLDVEVKLNNRPLSYADEDVQLPLLTPNSLMSAQPNKLPELQSQYSEDLDLRKRAREDVVIIKSEEKNREQWKLGIIEELITGQDGVVRGNKLREGKSILERPVQLLYPVELTNERPPRRPNVDLDPRAPAFRPAFRRNAAAVARVCIQDIAQDEQ, encoded by the exons ATGGTTGGGTTGGTCAAATCAGCTCTCAACAAGACCGTTGGAAACAGTCTCCTCACCTGGGCCGAGCTAGAAGAAATCCTATTGGATGTGGAAGTTAAACTCAATAACAGGCCCTTGTCTTACGCTGATGAAGACGTCCAACTTCCACTCCTCACGCCAAATTCTCTCATGTCCGCCCAACCAAACAAGCTGCCAGAGCTTCAGTCTCAGTACAGCGAGGACCTTGACCTCCGCAAGAGAGCCAG GGAAGATGTGGTCATCATAAAGTCTGAAGAAAAGAACAGAGAGCAATGGAAGTTGGGCATCATAGAAGAGCTCATCACTGGACAAGATGGAGTAGTGAGAGGTAACAAGCTAAGAGAGGGCAAGTCAATCCTAGAGAGGCCAGTACAGCTTTTGTACCCTGTGGAGCTGACCAATGAAAGACCACCTAGGAGGCCTAACGTGGATCTCGATCCAAGGGCGCCAGCCTTCAGACCAGCCTTCAGGCGTAATGCTGCGGCTGTGGCCAGAGTATGCATACAGGACATTGCTCAGGATGAGCAGTGA
- the LOC138049912 gene encoding uncharacterized protein — protein sequence MPETSGFLQTLRSAKFKKGLHIAAIVFGFLNIGGCFILASLTYILFGDCEDCSPNASDQEMVRNMRIFATVLFLLGILLIALSLCCKGPENSLAPTQVVISSIPAEDLEKTPAPVLGQNHAPHRPAFAEGESTNSPALRPTRTTVENVDETSNASANAGFWTEDNDGPITPPPTYEEAIVMRWPVVVVREHGSQSSDEEAHSVDTGL from the coding sequence ATGCCGGAGACAAGTGGTTTCTTACAGACTCTACGATCTGCGAAGTTCAAGAAGGGACTCCATATTGCAGCCAttgtttttggatttctgaataTCGGAGGATGTTTTATACTTGCAAGTCTGACATATATCTTGTTCGGAGATTGTGAAGACTGTTCGCCCAACGCTAGCGACCAGGAAATGGTTCGGAACATGAGAATCTTTGCGACTGTGTTATTCCTTTTAGGGATTCTACTAATTGCCTTGTCATTGTGTTGTAAAGGCCCAGAGAACAGTTTAGCGCCGACTCAAGTTGTAATTTCGTCTATTCCCGCGGAGGACTTGGAAAAAACTCCAGCGCCTGTGTTAGGACAAAATCATGCACCACATAGACCTGCATTTGCAGAGGGAGAATCAACAAATAGTCCTGCTTTACGACCTACTAGAACAACTGTTGAAAATGTCGATGAAACAAGTAATGCGTCTGCAAATGCAGGATTTTGGACTGAGGATAACGATGGGCCGATAACTCCACCACCGACCTACGAGGAAGCCATTGTTATGCGATGGCCAGTCGTTGTTGTAAGAGAACACGGTTCACAATCTTCTGACGAAGAAGCACATTCTGTCGACACAGGATTGTAA